One Pseudomonas sp. B21_DOA genomic window, TCATAGGGCTGGCCGAATGAAATGGCCGTTAGATTGTGTCGATGAGTGTCATAGCCTGAAAGTTGTATACAATTTTTGACACAAGTCATAGGAACTTGCGAAGATTTCAGGCAGTCTTTCCACCACTAGTGTTTTTGTTAACCCTGCCTTGGAGATTCACCATGTTTTCCAAAGTTGTTGCGGTATCCCTGCTGGCGCTGGCCAGCAGCCAATTGATGGCTGCCGAGTGCAAAACCACCGTTGATTCCACCGATCAGATGTCCTTCAACACCAAGGAAATCGTGATCGACAAGAGCTGCAAGACCTTCACCGTCGAACTGACCCACTCCGGCAGCCTGCCGAAGACCGTCATGGGCCATAACCTGGTGATCAGCAAAGAAGCTGACATGCAGCCAATCGCTACCGACGGCCTGGCGGCCGGTATCGACAAGAACTACCTGAAGGACGGCGACGCCCGCATCATCGCCCACACCAAGATCATCGGCGCCAAGGAAACCGACTCGGTGACCTTCGATGTGGCCAAGGTAGCTGACGGTGGCTACGGCTTCTTCTGCTCGTTCCCTGGCCACATCTCGATGATGAAAGGCACCATCGTCGTCAAGTAATCAGGGCCAATGTGGGAGCGAGCCTGCTCGCGAAGAGGCCATCCGCTTCACTGATGGCCAAAGAAAAAGCCCGCTGAGGATCACTCCTCCGCGGGCTTTTTCATGCCTTTGAAAAATCAAGGCGCAAACGGCATGACCCGCTTGTGATGAGTCTTGTTGTACGTATCGACAATGATCTTCGCCGCCTCGTCACGCACCGTTTCCCCGTGCAGAAACGCATCGATCTCGGCATAGGTCACGCCATGCGCTGCTTCGTCCGGTTTGCCCGGTGACAGGTCTTCGAGGTCAGCCGTCGGCACTTTTTCGACCAGCGACTCCGGCGCGCCGAAGCTGCGGGCAATGGCGCGCACTTGGTTTTTCACCAGACCGCTGAGCGGGCGAGGTCGCAGGCGCCATCGCCAAATTTGGTGAAGAAACCCATCACCGCTTCCGCCGCGTGGTCAGTGCCAATCACCAGACCGCCCGCCACCCCGGCAATCGTGTACTGCGCCACCATGCGCATACGCGCCTTGGTATTGCCCAGCACGAAGTCCACCGACGCCGCCGGTTTGCCTTCGAACGCCGACACCTGAGCTGCCAGCGCCTTGACCGCCGGGCCGATGTTCACGGTGTGGATTTCGTCAGGGGCGATGCAGTCGAGCGAGGCCTTGGCGTCGTGCTCGTCGAACTGGGTTTCGTAGGGCAGGCGCACGGCGATGAATTTGTAGCGGTCGTCGCCGGTTTTTTCGCGCAGTTCACGTACCGCGCGCTGGGCCAGGAGGCCGGCGGTCAGTGAATCGACGCCGCCGCTGATGCCCAGCACCAGGGTCTTGAGCCCGGAATTGACCAGACAATCCTGAATGAACGTCAGGCGCCGGGCGACTTCGGCCTGCAGGGCCTGGTCGTCGGCGAACGGTGGTTGCACCTTGAGCTGCTCAGCAATCTCACGCTGTACGGCTTGCATGAATTCACTCCTTGCTAGATAGACTGGATTCGGCAGGAACCTGAAACACATGTCGCAAATAGGCGACGAAATTCGGATCTTTGCAGTGGGTCTTGCCAGGCTCGTCGGAGATCTTCGCCACCGGCTGGCCGTTGCAGGCGGTCATTTTAAGCACGATGCTCATCGGTTCGACACCCGGGATATCGCAGGTGAGGTTGGTACCGATGCCGAAGCTCACATTGATGCGACCGTGCAGCGCGCGGAAAATCTCCAACGATTTCGGCAGGGTCAGACTGTCGGAGAACACCAGGGTCTTGCTCATCGGGTCGATGCCAAGCTCGTGGTAGTGCGCGATGCACTTTTCCCCCACGCCACCGGATCCCCGGAGTCATGGCGCAGACCGTCGAAGAGCTTGGCGAAGAACAGATCGAAATCGCCAAGAAACGCATCGGTGGTGATGCAATCGGTGAGGGCAATGCCGAGCAGGCCACGGTACTCGCGAACCCAGCAATCGAGCGCGGCGATCTGGCTGTCGATCAGGCGCGGGCCGAGTTGCTGATGGGCCATGATCCACTCGTGGGCCATGGTGCCAAGCGGTTTCATGTCCAGCTCGCGGGACAGATGTACGTTGCTGGTACCGACGAAACGCCCGGGGAAGTCATGCTTGAGCACGTTGACCACTTCGGCCTGGACGCCAAAGGAAAAGCGCCGGCGCGTGCCGAAATCGGCGACCTGCAGTTGCGACAGCTCATCGGCCGAGGCATTGGCGGTCAGCCAGTCGAACTTGCGATACAGCTGTTCGCGTGCCTGCTCCAGCGAAGTCTCCCGGTAGCGATAGCGATTGCGCACTTCGCTGACGATCGCCAGCAGCGGCACTTCGTAGAGGATCACGTGCAGCCATGGCCCGCGCAGGCGGATGAACAGTTCTCCGTTCTCGATGCCGGTGTGCAGGTAGCGCAGGTTGAAGCGGAACAGGCCGAGGAAGCGCAGAAAATCCGGTTTCAGAAAGCTGATACGCTCGAGAAAACTCAACTGATCGGCACTCAGGCTCAGCTCGGCCAGACGCTCGATCTGATGACGAATCTCGGCCAGATACGGACGCAGATCCTCGGCGTTGCGGCAACGGAACTCCCATTCGACTTCGACGTTGGGGTAGTTGTGCAGCACCGCCTGCATCATCGTCAGCTTGTAGAAGTCGGTGTCGAGCAGGTTCTGCACGATGCGATCGGCAAACACACTCTCGCTCATAAACGGGTCTCCAGTTGCGCCGCGCCTGGCGCGGTCTATATCGATGGCGCTAGTGGCGCATATCGGCGGTGGGGATTGCCAGCATTTTTTCAGAGCGCCGCAGATCCACTGTGGGAGCGAGCCTGCTCGCGAATGCGGTGTGTCAGTTAAAGATGATGTGGCTGACCCGACGCTTTCGCGAGCAGGCTCGCTCCCACAGGGATCCCGGTCGACCTCACACCGGGCTATCGATTTGTTCAAGCATCCATTTCACAAAATCCCGCACCTTCGGCACTTCTGCCGCGTGTTCGGGGTAGGCCAGGTAATAGGCGTCGCTGCTGGGCATCGCATGTTGCCAGGGTATGACCAGTTTGCCCTCGGCCAATTCCTCTTCCACCAGAAACCGTGGCAGCAGCGCTACGCCGCAGCCGACCTGGGCGGCGCGGATGCACATATAAAAGGTTTCGAAACGCGGCCCGTGGTAGCTGTGCTCGGTGTGGTAGCCCTGGCTGTCGAACCAGTCGTGCCAGGCCTGCGGTCGCGAGGCATTTTGTAGCAGCACCAGATCAGTGAGTTGCGTCGGGTCAGTGAATGGCGCGTCCGGCAGGCTGCCCGGGGCGCAGACCGGTACCAGTTGTTCGCCGAACAATTTCAGGCATTCGGTGCCCGGTCGCGATGCCTGGCCGAAATAGAAAGCCAGATCGCTGCGTCCCTGCAACAGGTCATCGGCTTCCTGCTCGTTGCACAGGTCCAGATGGATCGACGGATGACGCAGGCGCCAGCCTTTCAGGCGCGGCACCAGCCAACGCGCGCCGAAGGTCGACGGGGTGGAGACGCGCAGGACTTCGGTCTCGCCGCCGTAGGAGCGCAGGTAATGCGTCGACATCTCCACTTGGCTGAGGATTTTTCTGACCTCGACCAGATACAAATCTCCGGCCGGCGTCATTTGCAAACGCCGACGCACGCGGCGGAACAGCAAATGCTGCAACAATTCTTCAAGCTGTGCGACCTGTTTGCTCACCGCACTCTGGGTCAGGTTCAGCTCTTCAGCGGCGCGGGTAAAACTCAGGTGCCGGGTCACGGCCTCGAAGCATTGCAACGCGGTGATCGAGGGCAAGTGGCGTTTGTTCAGCATGGCCAGTCCTTTTTCTTGTCTTTCTATACGCAGCATGAATAAACGGAATGATATCTGGCGTAAAGGTCGTTTGTTGCATCGCCTTGGTGAGGCTACAACTAAAGGCCTGCCCGGCCATGCGAAGGATGGCCGCACACATTCTGTTTTTGCTTGAGGAGAGACCGATGGTTGCCGCATTGCTTGATCGTCTGGGAGTCAACCCGGCCCTGTACCAGAACGGCAAAGTGCCGGTGCACTCGCCCATCGATGGCAGTCAGATTGCTTCGGTGAACTGGGAAGGCGCTGCCGAAGTCGAGCAGCACATCAGTCGTGCAGATCATGCATTCGAGCACTGGCGCAAGGTGCCGGCGCCGCGTCGCGGTGAGCTGGTGCGCCAGTTCGGCGAAGTGTTGCGTGAGTACAAGGCCGACCTCGGCGAGTTGGTGTCGTGGGAGGCTGGCAAGATCACTCAGGAAGGTTTGGGTGAAGTGCAGGAGATGATCGACATCTGCGATTTCGCCGTCGGCCTGTCGCGCCAGTTGTACGGTCTGACCATCGCCTCCGAGCGCCCGGGTCACCACATGCGTGAAACCTGGCATCCGCTTGGCGTGGTCGGCGTCATCAGCGCGTTCAACTTCCCGGTCGCGGTGTGGGCGTGGAACACTACCCTGGCGCTGGTCTGCGGCAACCCGGTGGTGTGGAAACCTTCGGAGAAAACCCCGCTGACTGCGCTGGCCTGTCAGGCGCTGTTTGATCGCGTGGTGAAGAACTTCAGTGATGCCCCCGCGAGCCTGTGCCAGGTTGTGATCGGCGGTCGTGATGCCGGCGAAGCGCTGGTCGATGATCCGCGTGTTGCGCTGATCAGCGCCACCGGCAGCACGCGCATGGGCCGCGAAGTGGCGCCGAAAGTCGCCGCACGTTTCGCTCGCAGCATTCTTGAACTGGGTGGCAACAACGCGATGATCCTCGGCCCGAGCGCCGATCTGGACATGGCGGTGCGCGCGATTCTGTTCAGCGCCGTCGGCACCGCCGGGCAACGCTGCACGACCTTGCGCCGTCTGATCGCCCATGAATCGGTCAAGGAAGAAATCGTCACCCGCCTCAAGGCTGCCTATTCGAAAGTACGCATCGGCCATCCGCTGGAAGGCAATCTGGTCGGCCCGCTGATCGACAGGCACAGCTTCGAAAACATGCAGGATGCGCTGGAACAGGCACTGAGCGAAGGCGGCCGGGTGTTCGGCGGCAAGCGCCAATTGGAAGAGCAATTCCCCAACGCCTACTACGTATCACCGGCCATCGTGGAAATGCCCGAGCAGAGCGATGTGGTCTGCAGCGAAACCTTTGCGCCGATTCTCTATGTGGTTGGCTACAGCGATTTCGAGGAAGCGCTGCGCCTGAACAACGCCGTGCCGCAAGGCCTGTCGTCGTGCATCTTCACCACCGACGTGCGCGAGGCCGAGCGGTTCATGTCGGCAGTCGGCAGCGACTGCGGCATCGCCAACGTCAACATCGGCCCGAGCGGCGCGGAAATCGGCGGCGCCTTTGGTGGTGAGAAAGAGACCGGCGGCGGCCGTGAGTCCGGCTCCGATGCCTGGCGCGCGTACATGCGCCGGCAGACCAACACCGTCAACTACTCGCTGGAATTGCCTTTGGCGCAGGGCATTACATTCGACTGAAAGGTGGAGATCGTCTGTAGGAGTGAGCACTGTGGCGAGGGGATTTATCCCCGTTCGGCTGCGAAGCAGTCGTCGCTTTTGAAATTTCGGGGCCGCTCCGCGACCCAGCGGGGCGGT contains:
- a CDS encoding LysR family transcriptional regulator, whose translation is MLNKRHLPSITALQCFEAVTRHLSFTRAAEELNLTQSAVSKQVAQLEELLQHLLFRRVRRRLQMTPAGDLYLVEVRKILSQVEMSTHYLRSYGGETEVLRVSTPSTFGARWLVPRLKGWRLRHPSIHLDLCNEQEADDLLQGRSDLAFYFGQASRPGTECLKLFGEQLVPVCAPGSLPDAPFTDPTQLTDLVLLQNASRPQAWHDWFDSQGYHTEHSYHGPRFETFYMCIRAAQVGCGVALLPRFLVEEELAEGKLVIPWQHAMPSSDAYYLAYPEHAAEVPKVRDFVKWMLEQIDSPV
- a CDS encoding aldehyde dehydrogenase family protein: MVAALLDRLGVNPALYQNGKVPVHSPIDGSQIASVNWEGAAEVEQHISRADHAFEHWRKVPAPRRGELVRQFGEVLREYKADLGELVSWEAGKITQEGLGEVQEMIDICDFAVGLSRQLYGLTIASERPGHHMRETWHPLGVVGVISAFNFPVAVWAWNTTLALVCGNPVVWKPSEKTPLTALACQALFDRVVKNFSDAPASLCQVVIGGRDAGEALVDDPRVALISATGSTRMGREVAPKVAARFARSILELGGNNAMILGPSADLDMAVRAILFSAVGTAGQRCTTLRRLIAHESVKEEIVTRLKAAYSKVRIGHPLEGNLVGPLIDRHSFENMQDALEQALSEGGRVFGGKRQLEEQFPNAYYVSPAIVEMPEQSDVVCSETFAPILYVVGYSDFEEALRLNNAVPQGLSSCIFTTDVREAERFMSAVGSDCGIANVNIGPSGAEIGGAFGGEKETGGGRESGSDAWRAYMRRQTNTVNYSLELPLAQGITFD
- the azu gene encoding azurin produces the protein MFSKVVAVSLLALASSQLMAAECKTTVDSTDQMSFNTKEIVIDKSCKTFTVELTHSGSLPKTVMGHNLVISKEADMQPIATDGLAAGIDKNYLKDGDARIIAHTKIIGAKETDSVTFDVAKVADGGYGFFCSFPGHISMMKGTIVVK